The Paramixta manurensis region TCCCTGCCATTCTTGGCCATGAGGGCGGCGGTGTTGTCGAAGCGGTAGGCGAAGGCGTCACCAGCGTCGCGGTTGGCGATCACGTCATCCCGCTGTATACCCCGGAATGCGGTAAATGTAAGTTTTGCCTATCCGGTAAAACCAACCTCTGTCAGGCGATCCGTACCACGCAGGGCAAAGGATTAATGCCGGATGGCACGACGCGCTTCTTCAAGGATGGCAAGCCGATTTTCCATTATATGGGTACCTCAACCTTCTCGGAATATACCGTAGTACCGGAAATCTCTCTGGCGAAAATCAGTAAAGAGGCCCCGCTGGAAGAAGTCTGCTTGTTAGGCTGCGGCGTTACCACCGGCATGGGCGCCGTGATGAACACGGCAAAAGTCAAAGAAGGCGACACCGTGGCGATTTTCGGCCTCGGCGGTATTGGCCTTTCGGCGATTATCGGTGCCAAAATGGCCAAAGCCGGTCGTATAATCGGGATTGATATTAATACCAGTAAGTTCGATTTAGCCACCAAACTGGGCGCCACCGATCTGATTAATCCTAAAGATTACGATAAGCCGATCCAGGAGGTGATTGTAGAAATGACCGATGGCGGCGTTGATTTCTCCTTTGAGTGTATTGGTAACGTCAACGTGATGCGTTCCGCACTGGAGTGTTGCCACAAAGGTTGGGGTGAGTCAGTGATTATCGGCGTGGCGGGCGCGGGTGAAGAGATCGCGACGCGTCCATTCCAGTTGGTAACCGGGCGCGTGTGGCGTGGCTCTGCTTTTGGCGGCGTCAAAGGCCGTTCACAGTTGCCGGGGATTGTGCAGCGCTATATGGATGGCGAGTTCCAGCTTAATGATTTCATTACCCATAATTTGCCGCTGGAACAGATTAACGAGGCGTTCGACCTGATGCATGAAGGGAAGTCGATCCGTACCGTGGTGCATTTTAGCAAGTAATCAGGAGGATTCATGGCATCCACGCTGGAGCTACTGGAAGAACATCGTTTATTTGGCGGCTGGCAACAACGCTGGCGTCATCTTTCATCCACCCTGAACTGCACCATGACGTTCAGCATCTTTCTGCCCGCCCCACAGGGCGAATCGCCGCCGCCGGTGGTCTGGTTCTTGTCTGGTCTCACCTGCACCGACGAGAACTTTACCACTAAGTCAGGCGCGCAGCGGGTGGCGGCGGAATTGGGCCTGGTGCTGGTCATGCCGGATACCAGCCCGCGCGGCGCTGAAGTCCCGAATGAGGAAGCCTATGATCTCGGTCAGGGCGCCGGGTTTTATCTCAACGCGACTCAAGCGCCGTGGGCGACGCATTTCCAGATGTATGACTATCTGAGTGCTGAACTTCCCGCGCTGATTGCCGATAACTTCAACATTAGCGATCGTCAGGCGATTGCCGGGCATTCAATGGGTGGACATGGCGCCATCATGCTGGCGCTGCGTAATCCCGGTCGTTTTGTCTCGGCATCGGCGCTCGCGCCGATCGTTAACCCATGCACCGTACCGTGGGGCGAAAAGGCGTTTCGCGCCTATCTCGGTGATGACCGTCAGGCATGGTTACCGTATGACAGTTGTTGGCTAATGCGCCAGGCGACGCAGACGTTGCCGATCTTGATCGACCAGGGCGATAGCGACCAATTCCTCGCCGATCAACTGCATCCGGAGCGGCTGGAGGAGATTGCGATAGAGAAAAACTGGCCGCTGACGTTACGTATCCAACCGGGGTACGACCACAGCTATTATTTCATCGCCAGTTTTATTGAAGACCATCTGCGGTTCCACGCTACGCATCTGCGAGCGTAATTAAACCGGGCGGTCAGGCTGACCGCCCTGCTCTGGCGCTAAAACGTTGGCTCGGTGACTAACCCATCAATTAACACTTGTGGCGTCCCCTGCGAACAGCGCTCGATCCGCCCTTTCACGCCATAGACCCGCGCCAGACTTTCCGGCGTAATCACCGTTTCCGGGCCACCGTTCGCGATAAGCTCGCCATTTTGCAACATCAAAACATGCTGACCATGGCGCAGCGCGATATTGATGTCATGAACCACCACCACGGTAACAATATTCCGCTTTTCGGTTTCCCGGCGTACCAGATCCATTACGTGGAATTGGTAGTTAAGATCGAGCGCGCTTAGCGGCTCGTCAAGCAGCAGTAGCGCCGGACGGCGAATCAACGATTGTGCCAGCCCTACCAACTGTTTTTGCCCGCCAGATAACTGATCCAGATAACTTAATGCCAAATGCGCGATGCCTAACTGTTCAAGCAACGCCATCACTTCATTTTCATCCACGGCGGTACTCCGCCCGCCGGAGGCGCGTTGCGCGACGATAATCGACTCCAACACGTGCAGGTGCACGCCCGCCGGTAACGACTGCGGCAGATAAACCACTTTTTCCGCCCGGCGAGAAAATGGCTGAGACATTAACTCTTCGCCATTTAGCCACACTTCGCCCTGCGCACGGTTAAGCCCGGCCAGCGAACGTAACAGCGTTGACTTGCCACAGCCATTCGGCCCAAGCAGCACGGTGATTTTACCGCGTGGCAAGGTTGGGACGTTCAGGTTTTCAATAATTTTGCGTTTCGGGTAGCCTGCGTTAAACCCACGAATTTCCAGCCCCTGCATTAGACGTTCCCCCGATGACGCAAAATAATACTCAAGAAGAACGGCACGCCAACCAACGATGTCACAATTCCCACCGGAATAATGACGCCTGGGATCAGGTTCTTGGAGGCGACCGACGCCATTGATAACACCAATGCGCCGGTCAACGCGCTGGCAGGCAAATAATAACGATGGTCCTCGCCAAAAATCAGACGGGCGATATGTGGCGCGACCAAGCCAATAAAGCCGATGGGCCCGACAAACGCCACCGCCAGCGCGGAAAGGATACTGATGCGTAACAGCGTCGCCAAACGTAAACGGCGAACGTCAATACCGAAGCTGACCGCCCGATCCTCGCCTAAACGCAACGCGGTCAGTTTCCAGGCGCTCATCATTGAGAACGGCAGTAAAATGACCAACGCCAGAACTAAAATCCCCAACTTCTGCCATGACGCGCGCGCCAGGCTACCCATGGTCCAGAACACCAGCCCCTGCAACGTGTCTTCGCTGGCTATGAACTGCATCATCGACACCAGCGCATTGAAGGTGAACACTAATGCAATCCCGAACAAGACCACGCCTGAGGTTGCCACCCGCGTCCAACGGGTCACGCCGTCTAACATCAGGGCGGCAAACAGCGCAAAGATAAAGGCGTTGGCGGAAATAAACCACTGATCGGAAATACCCGGAATACCAATGCCTAGCACAATCGCTAACGCCGCGCCAAACGCCGCAGCAGAGGAGACGCCAAGCGTAAAAGGGCTCGCCAGCGGGTTATTCAAGATGGTCTGCATTTCCGCGCCAGCGAGGCCCAGCGCAAGGCCGACCACCACCGCCATCAATGCATAGGGTAGACGAATATCCCACACGATCACACGCGTACCGGCATCGACACTGGCCGGATGCAGCAGCGTTTGCCACAGCGTACTGAGTGAAAGACCGGATGGCCCGAGGGTAAAATCCAGCACCAGCGATGCCAAAATCGCCAGCAGTAATACGCCCATAATCAGTAACCGATGGCGTAAAACCTGATGATACCGCCCCATCACGCCGCGAGCTGACGCTTTTCCGGCGTAGTGAGAAGGATCCTGTGTGACACTCATATGCGCTACCTGTTATTACTTCGCTTCAGTCCAGTAAGTCCCGCTCGGTTCAATCGCCAAAAACTGCTGATACAACTGTTTTTCCGTGGCGCTCACATCGAGCGAAGCAAACTGCTCGGGATAAAACCATTTCGCAAATGCTTGAATGGCCAGAATGTTATAGGGAGAATTGTAAAAGTTATGCCAGATTGCGTAACGGCGTCCTTCCCGCACCGCAGTTAACTGGTTGATCCCTTTACGGGCGGTGACGCTTGCCAAACTTGCGCGCGCTTGCTCTGGCGAGACGCCTGCGCCCAGTTTAATGCCTGGCCCCTGCGCATCCGCCGCTTTCCCACCGCTGGCGATATAAATGCGCGGATTGACGGCCATCACCTTTTCCAGGTTAACGGTCCCTAACGGCCCCGGTAACAGCGCCTTCGCGATATTATTACCACCGGCTTGATCGATAAAATCCCCCATATTGCCGCGCCCGGCAGTGCCGCAGCACTCCCCCATTGCCGCTGCACGCAACTCAATAAAAACCGTTGGTTTTTGTTCGGCAGGGATCGCCTGGGTAACCTCGGTTACGCGTTGCAGGTTCGCCTGATAAAACGCAATATAACGCTTTGCCTGTGCTTCGCGCTGCAATACTTTGCCCAATAGCCGCATGCTCGGCAATGTGTTTTTCATTGGATTAGCGCGAAAATCCACGAACACTACCGGCACGCCCGCCCGTTCAAATTGCTGGACCAGTTCACTGTTTTTACCTGGCCCATGTCCGCCGGAGAGGCCGAAAATCGCCACGTCAGGGCGCAGCATCAGCGCTTTTTCCGGGCTAAGGCTATCAACGCTGGTTTTACCAATCAGAGGGATGTCGTCAATAGTGGGGAATTTCGCTTTATATTGCGCGTAGGTTTGTGGATCTAACTGCCGGAAATCCCCTTGCCAGCCGACAATCCGCTTCAGCGGTTGGGCGCCTTCCAGTAGAGAGACGGCATAAAATAACCGCCCCTCGCCAAGCAATATACGTTCAACCTTTGGCGGAATGGTCACCTCACGCCCGGCAATATCCGTTACCGTTGCGGCATGTGCGCCAACCAGACTTCCCAGCGACAATACCAGGGCGAATACTGCCCTTTTCACTTTACTGTGATGATGTTTCACGGCCAACTCCATGGACGATTAAGAAAAAGTGTCGGCCAAAACAATAAAGCAAATGATAATGATTATCAATCTGGTTGGTTATTATTAGAAACAAATAACAAAGGCGCGGAACCCGCGCCTTTTAAAATGCCATCACACCACTCAGTTTTTAAAGATGGGAAACTCCATCTCCTGATAGTTAACCAGGCGACTTTTACGCACCAATTTGTAACCGAACCAGATGACCAAAAATAGCGGCAAGCCAATATAGGTGGCGGCCACACCATACCAATCAATCTTATCGGCAAGGAAAGCCTGGTAATTTTGCCCCAGCGTGATAATCAGGCACAACACAAAGGCAAACACCGGCCCCAACGGGAACAGGCCCGAGCGATACGGTAAATCCTCCACCGAGTTGCCCTGCGCCACATAACCACGACGAAAACGGTAGTGACTGATCGCAATCCCCAGCCAAGCGATAAAACCGGTCATCCCGGAGGTATTCAGCAACCATAGATAAACTTGTTGATTGCCAAACATTGACGTCAGGAAACATAACGCCGCCACAATGGTGGTAGCATACAGCGCGTTACGCGGTACGCCGCCCTTCGAGAGGCGAGCAAAAATACGCGGCGCTTTCCCTTCACTCGCTAAGGTAAACAGCATCCGCGTTGAAGCGTACATACCGGAGTTACCGGCAGACAGAACCGCCGTCAGGATCACCGCATTCATCACCGCCGCGGCGGAAAGCAAACCCGCGTGCTGGAACACCAGCGTAAAGGGGCTGACGCTGATATCTTTCACGTCATTACGCAGCAGACTCGGGTCGGTATAAGGAATGATCAGGCTAATAACCAGGATGGCGAAGATATAGAACAGCAAAATACGCCAAAACACCTGACGCACCGCGCGCGGAATATTTTTCGCCGGATCTTCCGACTCACCCGCCGCAATCCCGATCAATTCCGTCCCCTGGAACGAGAAGCCCACGATCATCGCCACGCCAATCATCGCTGAAAAGCCACCGGCGAATGGCGCATCGCCAATCTGCCAATTGTGCCAGCCTGCATGCTCGCCGCCGCGCAGAATGCCGACGACCATTAAAACGCCGACCACGATAAAGATAATGACCGTAGCCACTTTAATCAGCGAGAACCAATACTCCGCTTCGCCAAAGCCTTTTACCGAGATGTAGTTCAGCAGGAACATTAAACCGAGGAATAAGGCGCTCCAAATCCAGCCAGGCGTTGCCGGAAACCAATAATTCATCACTAATTGCGAGGCCACCAAGTCAACGGCAATGGTCACGGCCCAGTTGTACCAATAGTTCCAGCCAAGGGCGAAACCAAAGCCCTCTTCGACGTATTTGGCGCCGTAAGTGGAAAACGAACCCGAAACCGGCATAAATGCCGCCAGCTCGCCGAGACTGGTCATCAAAAAATAGACCATCAGGCCAATTAGCGCATACGAGAGCAGCGCCCCGCCCGGCCCTGCCTGAGAAATGGTGGCCCCGGAAGCCACAAACAGCCCGGTACCGATCGAACCGCCAATGGCAATCATGGTTAAATGACGCGCTTTCAGCGCGCGGCGTAATGCAGGTTGTTGTGTTGTTTTTTCGTCCTGAACCATAGCTAAATACTGTGTCTTATAAAAATGAGGCGCGATTGTAGCAACTCACCCGGTCAAGTATAGCGATAACGCATCGTTATAAGTTACCTTCATAACCGGGCGGCGATTATTAGCAACGCGTCGGTTTACCGCAGCTGCAGCCCGCAGGATTACTCCTGACAATAGGAGAGAAAACGGTTTAATGCCTTGGAAATATGCTTCTGCCGATGATGAATCCGGTACAACGTGCGTGACAGTTTCGGCAGCGGAAGCGGGACTTCCGCCAGCGTGCCCATGTCCAGTTGCTCAGCAATAACCCGCCGCGATAGACAACTAATCCCCATCCCATGCCGCACCGCATGTTTTATCGCTTCCGAGTTACCCAGCTCTAACGCCAGTTGAAAACGTGGTAAATGTGAGAGCAATAAATAGTCGACGATTTCACGGGTACCTGAACCATGTTCACGCAAAATCCACTGCTCAGCCGCCAATGTCTCAAGGGTCACCGGCTGCTGTAACAGTGGCGCATTCGGCGCGGCAAACACCACCAATTCATCCTCCAGCCACGGCTCGCTCACTAACTCGCTCATGTGGCATGGCCCTTCAATCAGACCAATGTCGACACGGAAATCCGCGACGGCGTTAATTACATCCTGGCTATTGCCAACGCTGAGCTCTAACGGCAGGCCCGGAAAATCACGGCGATAGCGCGCAATCATACCTGGCAGCAGATAATTGCCGATGGTACTACTGGCTGAAATGCGAATAGCGCCATTATCTTCCTGGAACAGTTGCTCAATTTCACTGGCCTGCTCCAGTAACCCAATGGCGCGCGGGTAAAGTAAACGACCGTGTTCATTCAGCACTAAGCGTTTCCCAACCCGGTCGAATAGCTGGACATTAAGCTGGCCTTCCAGATCGGCTAACGCCGCGCTGACTGCCGACTGCGACAGCGCCAGAACCTGAGATGCCTGGGTGGTGGAACCGCTCTTCAGCACCTCGGTAAACACTTCAATTTGACGCAGGGTAATATGCATCAGCCATCCTCGTAGTCCTAAAGCAACGCGCTTATACCGCACTGGGTATATCACTTATTCCGATTGATTATAAATATATAATCAATTTCTCTTTTAAACCAGCCTCACGCACACTCTCTTCATCGACACAGGAGAGACACGATGGCTGAGATAACACTAACCAAACATCATCATGGCCCCGGCCATTTTCTGCCGGGATTACTCCTTACCGCAGTGATTGCCGGAGCCGCAATTTGGCTTGGCAATCTTCCCTCCATCGCCGGCCTGGGATTAGGCGCGCTTACGCTGGCAATCGTGGTGGGAATTATTGCGGGTAACACCTTCTATCCCAAAATCTACAACGTTTGTGATGGCGGCGTGATTCTGGCGAAACAGCGTTTATTGCGATTAGGCATTATTCTGTATGGTTTTCACCTGACCTTTCAGCAAATTGCCGATGTTGGTATCAGCGGTATTGTGATTGATATTCTGACGCTTAGCTCAACGTTCTTTGTTGCTTGCTGGCTGGGACGCCGCGTTTTCGGGCTGGATCGCGATACCGCCTGGCTTATTGGCGCAGGTAGCAGTATTTGTGGCGCGGCGGCGGTGTTGGCGACAGAGCCTGTGATCAAAGCCGAGCCGTCAAAGGTTGCGGTCGCCATCGCTACGGTGGTGATCTTCGGCACGCTGGCCATCTTTATTTACCCATTAATGTATCCGCTGGTCACCACCGTTTTCCCTTGGGTTACCCCCACCGACTACGGCATTTACACCGGTTCGACGATGCATGAAGTGGCGCAGGTAGTGGCGGCAGGGCACGCGATAAGCCCGGAAACCGAAAACGCAGCGGTAATTGCCAAAATGCTACGCGTTATGATGCTAGCTCCCTTCTTACTGTTGCTTGGCGCACGGGTTCAGCGCGGCGCGCCGGCCCAGCAGAACGGAGCACGTCAGCGGATTACCTTCCCCTGGTTTGCCTTGCTGTTTATTCTGGTGGCACTGTTTAACTCGTTCCATCTGCTGCCGGGTAACATGGTTAACGCCATGAACCAACTGGATACACTATTATTGGCGATGGCAATGGCAGCGTTGGGGTTAACCACCCATATCAGTGCGTTAAAACGGGCAGGACTGCGCCCGCTGCTAATGGGCCTGACGCTGTTTATCTGGCTGATTATCGGTGGCGGAACGATTAATCTCTTGGTTCACCACTTGCTGCCCTAAACGGTTCAGTTATGATGGCTCGCTGTATTGCAGAGCCATCATAAGGAGACCGGCATGAAATATATCGGCGCCCACGTTAGCGCATCGGGCGGAGTGGATCAGGCAGTGATTCGCGCCCACGAACTGGAAGCCACGGCGTTTGCGCTGTTTACAAAAAACCAGCGCCAATGGCGCGCCGCGCCGCTAACCGATGACGTGATCGCCGCTTTTCGGGCGGCCTGTGAAAAATATCACTTTACCGATAAACAGATTCTTCCTCACGACAGTTACTTAATTAATCTTGGGCACCCGGTAGCAGATGCGTTGGAAAAATCGCGCGAAGCCTTTATTGATGAAATGACCCGCTGTCAGCAATTAGGCCTGTCATTACTGAACTTCCATCCGGGCAGCCATCTGCAACAAATTGAAGAGCAAAAGTGCCTGCAGCGCATTGCCGATTCGATTAACCTCGCATTAGAAAAAACCGAAGGCGTGACAGCGGTGATTGAAAATACCGCCGGTCAGGGCAGCAATCTCGGCTTTCGTTTTGAACACTTGGCGGCAATTATCGACGGCGTGGAAGATAAATCACGGGTCGGCGTTTGCATTGATACCTGCCATGCCTTTGCCGGCGGATACGATTTACGCACCGAAGAAACCTGTGAGGAAACCTTCGCTGAGTTTGAGCGTGTGGTTGGGTTCAGGTATTTACGCGGCATGCATCTTAACGATGCGAAAAGCGAGTTTAATAGTCGTGTTGACCGTCACCACAGCCTCGGCGAAGGGAACATTGGTAAAACCGCGTTTAGCTGGATGATGAAAGATAGCCGTTTCGATGGTATTCCGCTGATTTTGGAAACCGTTAACCCGGAAATCTGGAAAGATGAGATTGCGTGGCTGAAGTCAGAGCAACAGAGCTAAGCGTGTGGCATTGGCCGGGCAAAGAGAAAAATACCTCCTCTTTGCCCAACCACCAGGGTTACGCTGAAACCGCCTCCGGGCGTTTTAACAGCGCGTAACTCAAGCCCGCTAACAGTGTACCGACCACTATCGCCAGCAGATACCCCAATATCGGGGTGATGGCTCCGGGGATCAACAGCACGAAGAGCCCGCCGTGCGGCGCCATCAGTTTCGCGCCAACCGCCATAGAGATAGCGCCGGTTACCGCGCCGCCAACGATGCAACAAGGCAAGACGCGCATCGGGTCACGCGCGGCAAACGGAATCGCGCCTTCAGAAATAAAGCACAACCCCAGCACCAGCGCGGCCTTGCCCCCTTCTCGCTGACCTTGGTTAAATTTATGACGCGCTACCAGCGTCGCCACACCCATCGCCAGCGGCGGCACCATACCGGCCGCCATAATAGCTGCCATTGGCGCATAGGTTTGTGAACTTAATAACCCGACGCCAAATGCATAGGCAACTTTGTTCACCGGCCCTCCCATATCGGTACACATCATTCCGCCCAAGATCGCCCCGAGCAAAATAGCGTTCGCCGTCCCCATATTTGCCAGCCAGCCGGTCAGGCCAGACATAATTCCGGCAACCGGTTTCCCCACCACATAAATCATCAGCAGGCCGGTAATCAAACTGGCAAACAGCGGGATAATCAAAATTGGCTTTAGCGCATCCATACTGGGCGGCAGTTTCACTTTGGTGCTGATAAGCCGCGCCACATAACCGGCAATGAAACCGGCGATAATTCCACCAAGAAAACCGGCGTTAATACTGGTTGCCAGCATCCCGCCAATCAAGCCCGGCGTTAGCCCCGGACGGTCGGCGATGGAAAAGGCGATGTAACCGGCTAATACCGGTACCATCAAGGCAAAAGCGCTGTCGCCGCCAATGTGCATCAACGCGGCGGCTAGCGTTCCTTGTTGTTTAAACGCGGTGATACCAAAAGCGAACGACAGTGCGATACACAAACCGCCCGCCACCACCATCGGTAACATATAGGAGACGCCGGTCAGCAAATGGCGATAGGCACCCGCGCCCTCTTTTTTCTGCCCATCGTTTTGCTGAGTTTGGCCTTCCGGCTGGTAAGGCCTGGCCTCCGTCAGCGCTTTATCCAACTCCTGGGCAGTCTTTTTCAGCGCCAAACCGGTCGAGGTGCGATACATCGGCTTACCGGCGAATTTCGACAAATCGACTTCAATATCGGCCGCCACCAGCACCACATCCGCCGCCGCGATCTCTTCAGCGGTAATGGCGTTGCCCGCGCCAACCGAGCCGCGGGTTTCTACTTTCACCCACCAGCCGCGCTTCGTCGCTTCTGCCTGAATGGCTTCCGCCGCCATAAAGGTATGGGCTACGCCGGTCGGACACGCGGTTACCGCCACGATACGCTTGGTTGCCGACGCGGCTTCTGCCACAACAGGTGTATCGCTCTGCCACAGTTGCGCTTCGGTTTGCGATTGGGCAATAAAGACATCGGGCTGACGTAGAGTTTCAGCCACCTCTGCTTGCCAAACGCGCTTGCCGTTCAACGCCGCATCATGGGGAACGGAGTCGCCCACCACCGCAACGCATTCCGCTTCTGCCGGATTGTCAGTCAGCGTAATACCCGCTTTATGTGCCGCAGCGGTAACCCGTTGTCTGACCATATAGCCGGAGGCAAGCCCCAGCGAAGAATCAATCATCAGCAGCGTTTTCATTATGCCTCTCCTGCTGTTAGTTAAAGGGGGTAAGCTCGACGCGCGCCATCATGGCGGCTAACTGGGTACGGTCAGTAATGCCAACATTACTTTGGCTGACCGCCATGGCGGCGACGGCGGTCGCTAAACGCAACGTATGTTCACTGGACTCACGCATCAGCAAGCCATAAATCAGGCCGCCAACCATCGAATCGCCAGCACCAACCGTACTCACTACCTCACACTTCGGCGGTTTCGCAATCCATTCACCGGAAGCGTTGACCCACAGCGCGCCTTCCGCACCGAGAGAAATCACTACGTGTGCAATACCCTGTTCACGCAGCGCGTGCGCCGCATTAATCACATCCTGTAAGGTAGGGAGTTTGCGCCCTGCCCAAATCTCTAATTCGCGACGATTCGGTTTTACCAGCCACGGCGCCGCTTTCAGCCCGGCCACCAGCGCTTCGCGACTACTGTCGAAAATAATGCATGGACAATGTGAACGGAGATCGGTCATCCAGCGGGTAAACGCATCTGGCGCGACGCCTGCCGGTAAACTACCGCTGACGCAAACCATATCAAACTGACCGAGCCAACTTAGCGAATCCGTCGTGAAGCGTTCCCAATCTTGTGGCCCGACTTCAAAACCCGAGAAATTAAGGTCGGTGACCTCGCCTGCTTTTTCCGTCAGTTTTACGTTGATGCGTGTCCGCCCCGCGACTACCTGAAAGCGGTTGGCAATACCCAGTTCGCTGAACAGGTGCTGAAAGCCTTCCTGATTCTCTTTGCCAAGAAAGCCGCCGACCGTGACATCAATGCCCAGATCCTTGAGAACTTTGGCGACATTAATGCCTTTTCCCGCCGCGTGCAGGCCAGTGGTTTTCACCAGATTGACTTCTCCACGCTCAATTTCCGCGCAGTACCCCACCAAGTCATAGGCTGGGTTAAGCGTAATAGTGGCTACACGCCTGCTCATGCCGCCCCCTCGCCCAGACCGGCCGCTATCGCTTCACCGATAGCATCCAGTGCCTGTTGTGCGTCTTCACCACTGGCGGTAAAGCGCAGCCGGTGTCCCTTTTTCACGCCTAATGCGACCACTTTCATTAAACTACGTCCATTTGCCGGCTTACCGCTGCCATCAAGATTGGTAACGGTAATCTCACTGTTAAATTGCTTAATAATATTCACCAACGCGGTACCCGGACGGGCATGCAAGCCATGCTCATTACGCACGGTAAACTCGGCGCTCAGCAGGTTATCTTGCTGTGCAGCCGCCGCGCCGGTGAGCAGCGCTAACACCCCTGCCGCATCCGCCTTCAGCAACCGTTCAGCTTGCTGTTGCGTCAGCAAATCGCTGAGATGATTCAGTACCGCCAGCGGTTGATCATCAATCACCGCCACGGTAATTAATAACGCCGCCGGTTCGCCGTCATGTTCAAACGGCTGCGTGGCGCGGCTGACTGCCACCGCGCTGGCGAGGTTGCCATCGGTACTGTCATTAAGCCAAATACCCTGCCCCAAATGCAGCGGTTTACCGGAAATGACATGGCTAACAAAGTGCGTATCTACCGCGCCAGCCTGTTGTAAACGTCCGGCATTCAGCGCCTGTAACGTCAGTAAGTCGGTTGCCGCAACGTCTAGCGCAATCAGGGATGCGTCAAATTTCAACTGTGTGCTTTGCGTTTGGCCGGTCAAAATGTCGCGCACGGTTTCTGCTGACGCGCGCTTTAATTGTTCTGCCGCTTCCTCATCGCTTAGCACATGAGTTAACTGGCGCAACAGGGCCAAGTGCTCGTCCGAGCGCGCGGCAATCCCAATCACGATCCAGGCGGTTTGCCCCTCGCCCCAACTCACGCCAGCAGGAAACTGAAATACCTGCACGCCCGTTTTTAGCACCAAGTCACGCGTCTCGGTGGTGCCGTGCGGAATCGCGATGCCATTGCCTAAATAGGTGGACGTCTGTGTTTCGCGGGCCAGCATGCCATCAATATAAGCCTCTCCGACATTACCGGCGGCAGCCAACGCCGCGGCAACCTGGCGGATAGCCTCTTCTTTCGTGGCGGCAACGGCGCCGGTATGAATTGCGTTCAGTTCAAGCTGGAACATAGTTCTCCTCTCCTGCTGAATATTGAATCGTTTCAGCTTTAAATTCGAAAAATGGCGTACTGATTTTCTCACTACACCGCCGTTACCGCTGAAACGTTTCAATTACTGTGTAATAGTGAGGACTTGCTAAGCAAGTTATAAGCGACCTGGCGTAACAGATTTTTGATCCGCCGCACATTTCGGCAGTTATCCGCCCTATGCGTAACACCCATAGCGGAAGCAAGCTGACGCCTACCAATAAAACAAGGCAAACGTCAGCAAAGTTTCAGCCAACCAAGATTTTGCGCAAAAAATGCGAAAAGCGGATTAACAAATACAATTCATTTGAAACGGCTTTTTTAAAAAACCGGTCGAGCGTAGAATCCGCGCGTCCCGTTTATTTAACTGAATATCTCCCCATGCAAACTCCTGGTGTGGCTACCCGCCGCCTGCCCGATTTTCGTTCTGCGGCATTCTTGATTGTCGCCTTTCTTACCGGCATCGCTGGCGCGCTTCAAACCCCAACGCTTAGCCTGTTCTTATCAACCGAAGT contains the following coding sequences:
- the nfo gene encoding deoxyribonuclease IV → MKYIGAHVSASGGVDQAVIRAHELEATAFALFTKNQRQWRAAPLTDDVIAAFRAACEKYHFTDKQILPHDSYLINLGHPVADALEKSREAFIDEMTRCQQLGLSLLNFHPGSHLQQIEEQKCLQRIADSINLALEKTEGVTAVIENTAGQGSNLGFRFEHLAAIIDGVEDKSRVGVCIDTCHAFAGGYDLRTEETCEETFAEFERVVGFRYLRGMHLNDAKSEFNSRVDRHHSLGEGNIGKTAFSWMMKDSRFDGIPLILETVNPEIWKDEIAWLKSEQQS
- the fruA gene encoding PTS fructose transporter subunit IIBC produces the protein MKTLLMIDSSLGLASGYMVRQRVTAAAHKAGITLTDNPAEAECVAVVGDSVPHDAALNGKRVWQAEVAETLRQPDVFIAQSQTEAQLWQSDTPVVAEAASATKRIVAVTACPTGVAHTFMAAEAIQAEATKRGWWVKVETRGSVGAGNAITAEEIAAADVVLVAADIEVDLSKFAGKPMYRTSTGLALKKTAQELDKALTEARPYQPEGQTQQNDGQKKEGAGAYRHLLTGVSYMLPMVVAGGLCIALSFAFGITAFKQQGTLAAALMHIGGDSAFALMVPVLAGYIAFSIADRPGLTPGLIGGMLATSINAGFLGGIIAGFIAGYVARLISTKVKLPPSMDALKPILIIPLFASLITGLLMIYVVGKPVAGIMSGLTGWLANMGTANAILLGAILGGMMCTDMGGPVNKVAYAFGVGLLSSQTYAPMAAIMAAGMVPPLAMGVATLVARHKFNQGQREGGKAALVLGLCFISEGAIPFAARDPMRVLPCCIVGGAVTGAISMAVGAKLMAPHGGLFVLLIPGAITPILGYLLAIVVGTLLAGLSYALLKRPEAVSA
- a CDS encoding amino acid permease, coding for MVQDEKTTQQPALRRALKARHLTMIAIGGSIGTGLFVASGATISQAGPGGALLSYALIGLMVYFLMTSLGELAAFMPVSGSFSTYGAKYVEEGFGFALGWNYWYNWAVTIAVDLVASQLVMNYWFPATPGWIWSALFLGLMFLLNYISVKGFGEAEYWFSLIKVATVIIFIVVGVLMVVGILRGGEHAGWHNWQIGDAPFAGGFSAMIGVAMIVGFSFQGTELIGIAAGESEDPAKNIPRAVRQVFWRILLFYIFAILVISLIIPYTDPSLLRNDVKDISVSPFTLVFQHAGLLSAAAVMNAVILTAVLSAGNSGMYASTRMLFTLASEGKAPRIFARLSKGGVPRNALYATTIVAALCFLTSMFGNQQVYLWLLNTSGMTGFIAWLGIAISHYRFRRGYVAQGNSVEDLPYRSGLFPLGPVFAFVLCLIITLGQNYQAFLADKIDWYGVAATYIGLPLFLVIWFGYKLVRKSRLVNYQEMEFPIFKN
- the yieE gene encoding DNA-binding transcriptional regulator YeiE, with protein sequence MHITLRQIEVFTEVLKSGSTTQASQVLALSQSAVSAALADLEGQLNVQLFDRVGKRLVLNEHGRLLYPRAIGLLEQASEIEQLFQEDNGAIRISASSTIGNYLLPGMIARYRRDFPGLPLELSVGNSQDVINAVADFRVDIGLIEGPCHMSELVSEPWLEDELVVFAAPNAPLLQQPVTLETLAAEQWILREHGSGTREIVDYLLLSHLPRFQLALELGNSEAIKHAVRHGMGISCLSRRVIAEQLDMGTLAEVPLPLPKLSRTLYRIHHRQKHISKALNRFLSYCQE
- a CDS encoding YeiH family putative sulfate export transporter, with translation MAEITLTKHHHGPGHFLPGLLLTAVIAGAAIWLGNLPSIAGLGLGALTLAIVVGIIAGNTFYPKIYNVCDGGVILAKQRLLRLGIILYGFHLTFQQIADVGISGIVIDILTLSSTFFVACWLGRRVFGLDRDTAWLIGAGSSICGAAAVLATEPVIKAEPSKVAVAIATVVIFGTLAIFIYPLMYPLVTTVFPWVTPTDYGIYTGSTMHEVAQVVAAGHAISPETENAAVIAKMLRVMMLAPFLLLLGARVQRGAPAQQNGARQRITFPWFALLFILVALFNSFHLLPGNMVNAMNQLDTLLLAMAMAALGLTTHISALKRAGLRPLLMGLTLFIWLIIGGGTINLLVHHLLP